TTGAACGTAAGAAAGTCGGTCTGCGTAAAGCACGTCGTCGTCCTCAGTTCTCCAAACGTTAATTTTCTGCTGCTTTGCAGCTCAGTGCTTCGGCACGAAAATCAGCGTCAAAAACCCGGTGCTTCACCGGGTTTTTTTATGCCTTTTTTTCAGCAATCGCAGGGGAAATGATCTCCTGACACACAATTCCCCACGAAATCGTCTCACCGTCCACCACAGCCCGCGTAAAATCTGGTAAACTATCACACACTTTTGTGCCTATTCGCCGAGCAGTTGACGTTGCCGCGCTTCCTGGCTGGGTTCGCCTTGCCGATGGTTGTCTATGAAACTACGGGACAAAAACTGCAGGCTGGCGATAACTCGCTGTAATATTCTAGATAAACTTGGAGGTTTTCATGGCTGTCGCTGCCAACAAACGTTCGGTAATGACGCTGTTTTCCGGCCCGACCGACATTTTTAGCCATCAAGTACGTATCGTACTGGCGGAAAAAGGTGTCAGTGTCGAGATCGAGCAGGTTGAGATGGATCACCTGCCGCAGGATCTTATTGACCTCAACCCTTACCGCACCGTGCCTACGCTGGTTGATCGTGAGCTGACCCTGTTCGAATCCCGCATCATCATGGAATATCTTGATGAGCGTTTCCCGCATCCACCGCTGATGCCGGTTTATCCGGTTGCCCGTGGTGAGAGCCGTCTGATGATGCACCGCATCGAAAACGACTGGTATTCGCTGATGCGTCAAGTTGAGCAAGGTTCTGCGACTGAAGCGGACGCTGCGCGTAAGCAACTGCGTGAAGAGCTGCTGGCGATTGCGCCAATCTTCTCGTACATGCCTTACTTCAAAAGCGAAGAGTTCAGCCTGGTCGATTGCTACCTGGCTCCGCTGCTTTGGCGTTTGCCAGAGCTGGGCATTGAGCTGTCAGGTGCCGGTTCTAAAGAGCTGAAAGGCTACATGACCCGCGTCTTCGAACGTGATGCTTTCCTGGCTTCCCTGACCGAAGCAGAGCGCGAAATGCGTTTGCATACCCGAGGCTAAGGTATGGAGATGACCGACATGTCTCCGCGTCGCCCCTATCTGCTGCGGGCTTTTTATGACTGGTTGCTCGACAACCAGTTAACCCCGCATCTGGTGGTTGACGTGACGATGCCTGGCGTGATGGTGCCGATGGAGTTTGCGCGTGACGGACAAATCGTTCTGAACGTTGCGCCGCGTGCTGTCGGCAATCTCGAACTGGGTAACGATGATGTACGCTTTAACGCCCGTTTTGGCGGCGTGCCGCGTAACGTATTTGTACCGATCGCTGCCGTTCTGGCGATTTACGCCCGTGAAAACGGTGCCGGTACCATGTTCGAACCTGAACCTGCTTATGAAGCTGAAGGCGCCTTTGACGGCGACCTGAGCGCGGATGAGCCGACAGAGCCGACCATGTCAGTCATTGATGGCGATTTGCCAGATGTGGCTGAAGAAGATCCGGATGATGAGCCGCCGGCTCCGCCACGCGGTGGTCGCCCGGCATTGCGTGTTGTGAAATAACAACCCGACTCAGCCCGGTTTTACGCTTAAACCCTGCGATATTCGCGGGGTTTTTTATTGCCCTGAATTCATGGGCCTCTCATTTCGCCTGTACTGATTGCGTTCGGTTAAAAAAAACGGGGCTGCCATCGCTGGCAGCCCCGTTTTTACGACAGACCAGATCAGACTTCGAGGAAGTTCATGATGCCTTCTGCTGCCTTACGGCCTTCGGCAATCGCCGTGACGACCAGATCGGAACCGCGAACCGCATCGCCACCGGCGAAGATTTTCGGGTTGCTGGTCTGGAAGGCGTTGTCGCTGCCTTCAGGGGCTACGATACGTCCCTGCGTGTCCAGCTCGACGTCATGGGCTGCCAGCCATTCCATTTTGTGTGGGCGGAAACCAAACGCCATCACCACGGCATCCGCTTCCATCACATGTTCGGAACCCGCCACGATTTCTGCACGACGGCGGCCATGTGCATCCGGTGCGCCCAGTTCGGTACGCGCCATACGCACGCCACATACGCGGCCTGAATCGTTCAGTTCGATGCTCAGCGGTTGCAGGTTGAATTTGAAATCCACACCTTCTTCGCGCGCATTCTTCACTTCACGACGCGAGCCCGGCATGTTCTCTTCATCACGACGGTACGCACAGGTCACATGGGTTGCGCCCTGACGAATTGACGTACGCACGCAGTCCATGGCGGTATCACCACCGCCCAGCACCACGACGCGTTTCTTGTCCATCGTCACGTAAGGCTCTTCCTGGCTGTCATCATAGCCCATCAGCTGCTTGGTGTTAGCGATGAGGAACGGCAGGGCATCGTACACGCCCGGCGCATCTTCGTTCGCCAGACCACCGCGCATGGACTGATAAGTGCCAACGCCGAGGAACACAGAATCGTATTCCGCCAGCAGCGCATCAATGGTGATGTCTTTGCCGACTTCCGTATTGAGCTGGAATTCGATACCCATCTCAGTGAAGATTTCGCGACGCTTGGTCATCACTGATTTTTCCAACTTGAAGGCCGGAATACCGAAAGTCAGCAGGCCGCCGATTTCCGGATGGCGATCGTAAACCACCGCTTTCACACCGTTACGGGTCAGCACGTCGGCACAAGCCAGACCTGCCGGACCTGCACCGATGATCGCCACACGTTTGCCGGTTGGCTGCACATGAGACATATCCGGACGCCAGCCCATCTCGATGGCTTTGTCGTTGATGTAGCGCTCGATATTACCGATGGTCACCGCACCGAACTCATCGTTCAGGGTGCAGGAACCTTCGCACAGACGGTCCTGCGGGCAAACGCGTCCGCAGACTTCCGGCAGGCTGTTGGTCTGGTGCGCGAGGTCGGCGGCTTCCATGATGCGACCTTCGTTCGCCAGCTTCAGCCAGTTCGGAATGTAGTTGTGAACCGGGCATTTCCATTCGCAGTAAGGGTTACCACAGGACAGACAGCGGTCTGCCTGCGATGCAGCCTGAGTTGCTGAGAACGGCTCGTAAATTTCCACAAACTCAATTTTACGGATCTTCAGCGCTTTTTTCGGCGGATCAACACGCTGTAAGTCGACAAATTGATAAACGTTTTGACTCATCTTAACCTCTTACTGCGCTTGTACCCGCAGCTCAGCTGCGGAACGACTACGGTGACCCAACAATGCTTTGACATCACTGGACTTCGGTTTTACCAGGGCAAATTTAGGCGCCCATTCCGGCCAGTTCGCCAAAATTTCTTCACCACGGGTCGATGCGGTCAACTGTACGTGTTCGATGATCAAACCGCGCAGATGCTCTTCATGGATAGCCAGTTCGGCCACTTCCAGGACTTCAACCAGCTCCGGGTTAACACGTTTGCGGAATTCGCCGTCTTCATCAAGAACGTAAGCGAAACCACCGGTCATGCCTGCGCCGAAGTTGACGCCGGTACGACCCAGCACACACACAATACCGCCGGTCATGTATTCACAACCGTTATCGCCAATGCCTTCGACGACGGTGATCGCACCGGAGTTACGCACTGCGAAGCGTTCACCCGCACGACCCGCTGCAAACAACTTGCCGCCGGTTGCGCCGTACAGACAGGTGTTACCGATGATGCTGGCTTCGTGGCTGCGGAACGCGGAACCGATTGGCGGACGGATGGCAATGCGGCCACCGGCCATGCCTTTGCCCACGTAGTCATTCGCGTCGCCGGTCAGCATTAAATCGACGCCGCCTGCGTTCCAGACGCCGAAGCTCTGGCCCGCGGTACCATTGAAGTTAATACGCACCGGATCAGCCGCCATGCCCTGATCGCCATGTTTCTCAGCAATTGCACCTGACAACATTGCACCCACAGAGCGGTCAGTGTTGCGGATATCAAAGTAGAACGCTTTGCTCTGCTTAGAATCGATGTGCGGCGCGGCCTGTTCCAGAATGTCTTTGTTCAGCTGACCCTTGTCGAACGCCGGGTTGCTTTCGGTGCAGTACACCGCTTTGCCTTCATGCGGCGTGGCAGTCGCCAGCATCGCAGAAAGGTCGAGATTGTTTTGTTTGGCGGTGAAACCGTCCAGCTCAGTCAGCAAATCGGTGCGACCAATCAGATCCACCAGCTGGCTGACGCCCAGTTCGGCCATGATTTCACGGGTTTCCTGCGTGATGAACTTGAAGTAGTTCACTACGCGTTCTGGCAGGCCGTGATAATGGTTGCGACGCAGTTTGTCGTCCTGAGTTGCCACGCCTGTTGCGCAGTTGTTCAGGTGACAAATACGCAGGTATTTACAACCCAGCGCGACCATCGGTCCGGTACCGAAACCGAAGCTTTCTGCACCCAGAATCGCGGCCTTGATGATGTCGAGGCCCGTTTTCAGACCGCCATCCACCTGCAGACGGATTTTGTGACGCAGGCCGTTGGCGACCAGTGCCTGTTGTGTTTCCACCAGACCCAGTTCCCATGGACAACCGGCGTATTTCACCGAGGACAGCGGGCTTGCGCCGGTGCCGCCATCGTAGCCGGCAATAGTGATGAGATCCGCGTAGGCTTTCGCCACACCGACCGCAATAGTGCCGACGCCCGGCTCAGACACCAGTTTCACCGAAATCATCGCTTTCGGGTTGACCTGTTTCAGGTCGAAAATCAGCTGTGCCAGATCCTCGATAGAATAAATATCGTGGTGCGGCGGTGGAGAAATCAGGGTCACGCCCGGCACGGAATAACGCAGTTTCGCGATGTATGGCGTCACTTTGTCACCCGGCAACTGACCACCTTCGCCTGGTTTTGCACCCTGTGCGACTTTGATCTGAATAACGTCAGCATTCACCAGATACGCCGGTGTCACGCCGAAACGACCGGAAGCCACCTGTTTGATACGGGACACTTTATTAGTGCCGTAACGCGCAGGATCTTCGCCGCCTTCGCCGGAGTTCGAACGTCCGCCGATGCTGTTCATCGCTTCAGCCAGAGACTCATGCGCTTCCGGGCTTAACGCACCGATAGACATCGCTGCGGTATCGAAACGGGTATACAAACCTTCCGCCGGTTCAACCTGATCCACAGGGATTGGCTGACCTTTTGGTGTCACCTTCAGCAGGTCACGCAGTGTGGCAACCGGACGTTCGTTAACCAGTTTGGCGTACTTTTTGTAATCGTCGTAATCACCACTGTTCACTGCGGCTTGCAGGGTAGTGACCACGTCCGGGTTATAGGAGTGATATTCGCCACCGTGGACAAATTTCAGCAGGCCGCCCTGATCCAGTGTTTTGCGTTTCAGCCACGCACGTTTGGACAGGTTCAGCAAATCCTGTTCGAAATCGCTGTAACCGGCACCGCCGATACGGCTGACCACGCCGTTGAAACAGGTGTTGCACAGATCCTTCGCCAGACCGACCGCTTCAAACAGTTTTGAGCAGCGGTAAGAGGCAACGGTTGAAATGCCCATTTTGGACATGATCTTGTACAGGCCTTTGTTGATGCCGTTACGGTAGTTCAGCATCACTTCACGGTATTTCTTCTCGATAACCTGCGTATCGACCAGTTTGGCCAGCGTTTCGTAGGCCAGATATGGGTAAACCGCAGTCGCACCGAAACCAATCAGTACGGCGAAATGGTGCGGGTCGCGGGCACTGGCGGTTTCAACAATGATGTTGGCATCGCAGCGCAGGCTTTTCTCAACCAGACGCAGTTGCAGCGCGCCGACGGCCATTGGCGCAGGCAGCGGCAGACGGTTCGGCGCGATATTGCGGTCAGACAACACCAGCAGAACCGCGCCGTTACGCACTTTCTGTTCGCCTTCGTCACAGAGTTTCTGGACGAACTGCTCCATGTTTTGTTCGCT
The Rahnella variigena genome window above contains:
- the sspA gene encoding stringent starvation protein SspA produces the protein MAVAANKRSVMTLFSGPTDIFSHQVRIVLAEKGVSVEIEQVEMDHLPQDLIDLNPYRTVPTLVDRELTLFESRIIMEYLDERFPHPPLMPVYPVARGESRLMMHRIENDWYSLMRQVEQGSATEADAARKQLREELLAIAPIFSYMPYFKSEEFSLVDCYLAPLLWRLPELGIELSGAGSKELKGYMTRVFERDAFLASLTEAEREMRLHTRG
- the sspB gene encoding ClpXP protease specificity-enhancing factor, which translates into the protein MEMTDMSPRRPYLLRAFYDWLLDNQLTPHLVVDVTMPGVMVPMEFARDGQIVLNVAPRAVGNLELGNDDVRFNARFGGVPRNVFVPIAAVLAIYARENGAGTMFEPEPAYEAEGAFDGDLSADEPTEPTMSVIDGDLPDVAEEDPDDEPPAPPRGGRPALRVVK
- the gltB gene encoding glutamate synthase large subunit, with protein sequence MLYDKSQERDNCGFGLIAHIEGEPSHKVVRTAIHALARMQHRGAILADGKTGDGCGLHLQKPDRFFRMIAEERGWRLAKNYAVGMLFLSKDEKEAEASRRIVEEELQNETLSVVGWRDVPTNPDVLGEIALSSLPRIEQIFVNAPAGWRPRDMERRLYMARRRIEKRIQDKDFYVCSFSNVVTIYKGLCMPADLPRFYLDLADLRLESAICLFHQRFSTNTVPRWQLAQPFRYLAHNGEINTITGNRQWARARAYKFKTPLIPDLQDASPFVNETGSDSSSLDNMLELFLAGGMDLLRAMRLLVPPAWQQNPDMDDDLRAFFDFNSMHMEPWDGPAGIVMSDGRYAACNLDRNGLRPARYVITKDKLITCASEVGIWDYQPDEVVEKGRVGPGELMVIDTRSGKIHHSAETDNDLKGRHPYKQWMEKNVQRLVPFEDLPEDQVGSREMEDTLLETFQKQFGYSSEELDQIIRVLGENGQEAVGSMGDDTPFAVLSSRPRIVYDYFRQQFAQVTNPPIDPLREAHVMSLATSIGREMNVFCEAEGQAHRLSFKSPILLWSDFKQLTTLDSKHYRAETLDLTYDPSEQNMEQFVQKLCDEGEQKVRNGAVLLVLSDRNIAPNRLPLPAPMAVGALQLRLVEKSLRCDANIIVETASARDPHHFAVLIGFGATAVYPYLAYETLAKLVDTQVIEKKYREVMLNYRNGINKGLYKIMSKMGISTVASYRCSKLFEAVGLAKDLCNTCFNGVVSRIGGAGYSDFEQDLLNLSKRAWLKRKTLDQGGLLKFVHGGEYHSYNPDVVTTLQAAVNSGDYDDYKKYAKLVNERPVATLRDLLKVTPKGQPIPVDQVEPAEGLYTRFDTAAMSIGALSPEAHESLAEAMNSIGGRSNSGEGGEDPARYGTNKVSRIKQVASGRFGVTPAYLVNADVIQIKVAQGAKPGEGGQLPGDKVTPYIAKLRYSVPGVTLISPPPHHDIYSIEDLAQLIFDLKQVNPKAMISVKLVSEPGVGTIAVGVAKAYADLITIAGYDGGTGASPLSSVKYAGCPWELGLVETQQALVANGLRHKIRLQVDGGLKTGLDIIKAAILGAESFGFGTGPMVALGCKYLRICHLNNCATGVATQDDKLRRNHYHGLPERVVNYFKFITQETREIMAELGVSQLVDLIGRTDLLTELDGFTAKQNNLDLSAMLATATPHEGKAVYCTESNPAFDKGQLNKDILEQAAPHIDSKQSKAFYFDIRNTDRSVGAMLSGAIAEKHGDQGMAADPVRINFNGTAGQSFGVWNAGGVDLMLTGDANDYVGKGMAGGRIAIRPPIGSAFRSHEASIIGNTCLYGATGGKLFAAGRAGERFAVRNSGAITVVEGIGDNGCEYMTGGIVCVLGRTGVNFGAGMTGGFAYVLDEDGEFRKRVNPELVEVLEVAELAIHEEHLRGLIIEHVQLTASTRGEEILANWPEWAPKFALVKPKSSDVKALLGHRSRSAAELRVQAQ
- a CDS encoding glutamate synthase small subunit codes for the protein MSQNVYQFVDLQRVDPPKKALKIRKIEFVEIYEPFSATQAASQADRCLSCGNPYCEWKCPVHNYIPNWLKLANEGRIMEAADLAHQTNSLPEVCGRVCPQDRLCEGSCTLNDEFGAVTIGNIERYINDKAIEMGWRPDMSHVQPTGKRVAIIGAGPAGLACADVLTRNGVKAVVYDRHPEIGGLLTFGIPAFKLEKSVMTKRREIFTEMGIEFQLNTEVGKDITIDALLAEYDSVFLGVGTYQSMRGGLANEDAPGVYDALPFLIANTKQLMGYDDSQEEPYVTMDKKRVVVLGGGDTAMDCVRTSIRQGATHVTCAYRRDEENMPGSRREVKNAREEGVDFKFNLQPLSIELNDSGRVCGVRMARTELGAPDAHGRRRAEIVAGSEHVMEADAVVMAFGFRPHKMEWLAAHDVELDTQGRIVAPEGSDNAFQTSNPKIFAGGDAVRGSDLVVTAIAEGRKAAEGIMNFLEV